In Pseudomonadaceae bacterium SI-3, the sequence TGGCCAGCGCGCGTTCCCAGCCGGCCCCGGCGACCGCCTCGGGCGCGGGATGCAGCCAGCGGGCAATCAGACGCAGCCAGACCAGCGCGAACACCGTCAGCCCGAGCATGAAATGCCAGTGCTTGAGCAGTTCGCGCGGTTCACTGCCCTTGGCGAAATTGCCCTTGAGTTCGATGGTCGCGTAGACCGCTGCGATCAACAGCAGCATCAGCCAGTGCAGGGCAATGCTCAGGCGACCGTAGCGTGCCAGAGGGTTCGATGCAGTCATTTCACACACTCCGAGTAGGGGAATGTCGGCAGTCTAGGGCGCCAGCCTTAAGCGAACCTTAGCGAATGCCCGTTGCGCCTGCGGCGGGCGGTCGCGGCAGCTCGCCGCTGGTCGGTCTGGGCTAGTGGTGTGGCTGGCGGGGCAGGTGCACGGCGACCTGCAGCCCGCCGAGCGGTGAGTCCGCCAGTTCGATGGTCGCGCCGTGCAGTTCGGCGATGCGCGCGACGATGGCCAGGCCGAGCCCCGCGCCCTGGCCGTCGCCCTGACGATAGAAGCGCTCGAACAGTTTGTCGCGCTGCGCTGCCGGCACGCCCGGACCGCTGTCATCTACGCGCAGGCTGACGCCGTTTTCCATGGTCTGGAGGCTGACCTGAATCTGCCCTCCGTCGGGCGTGTACTGCAGGGCATTGCCGACCAGATTCTGCAGCAACGTGGCGAGCGCGGCGGCATCGCCGGGGAGGCTGTGATCGGCCACGTCGTCAGCCTCCAGCGTCAATTCCTGATCGCGCGCCAGCGCCAGCGGCGTCAGCTCGGCGAGGCATTCGCGGCACAGCGGCAGCAGGTCCAGCTGCTGTGGATGCAGCGGCTGCGCATTGGGTTCCAGGCGGGCAAGGGTGAGCAGTTGGGTGACCACACGCGTGGTGCGATCGACGCCGGTCAGCAGCTGTTGCAAGGCAGCCTCACGGTCTTCCGGCTGCTCGGCCTGTAATGCGTTCTGCGCATGGATGCGCAGTACGGCCAGCGGGGTGCGCAGCTCGTGGGCGCCGTCGGCGATGAAGCGTTTTTCCCGGTCGACCAGTTGGTTGACCTGTTGCAGCAAACGATTGAGCGAGGCGGCCACCGGCTCCAACTCCTGCGGCAGCGGTGCCAGCAGCAGCGGCGCTAGATTGTCCGGATCGCGACTCTTCAGCAGTTGCGCCATGTGTGCCAGCGGGCGCAGACCCCAGCCCACCGCCAGCCAGATCAGCAGCGCCAGTAGCGGCAGGCCGATAAGGTCGGGCAGCAGGCTGCGCCGGGCGATCTTGCCGACCAGTTCGCCGCGTACGTCGTCGCGCTCGCTGAGCAGAATCCACAGATCGTCCTCGCGGTCATGTAGCAGGAACAGGCGCCAGGCATGGCCGTCGAGTTGCACGTCGTGATAGCCGACGCTCACGCGGCTGAAGTGTGAGGTGGAGTCTGCGCCGGCCAATTGCTTCAGCGCGCCGTTCGGCGCGCCTGCGGACTGCAACAGGTTGCTGCCATCCGCGGTGTAGACCTGGAAACCGAGCTTGGTTTCGTAATCGTGCCCCGGCACGCCTTGGTCGCGCCGCGCATTCACCGCAGCGTTCAGCGCCTGCTGTAGCGCATCGTGGGCCTGAGGATTCATTTCGCGCATCACCAGCCCCTGCACCAGTCGCGCACTCTGCGCCAGCTGAGCATCGAACAGCTCTTCGATCTCGTGGCGGGCATCGCGATAACTGCGCCAGGAGATCAGGCTCAGCGACAGCAGCAGAATGCCAAGCACCAGCACCAGGGTGCGGTTGCGGATAGAGCGCCTCAGCATTTGTCCACCAGATAGCCGACCCCGCGCACGGTGCGGATCAGCTCGGGAAAAAACTTCTTGCGCAGGTGATGGATATGCACTTCCAGCGCGTTGCTCTCGACTTCTTCGTCCCAGCCGTAGAGCACCTGCTGCAAGCGATCGCGAGTCAGCACGCGGCCGGGCTGGGCGATCAGCTCGTGCAACAGGACGAACTCCTTGCGCGGCAGGTTGATCGGCGTGCCCTGATAACTGACCTGCTGGTTGACCGGATCGAGCAGGATGTCGCGGTACTCCAGTACCGGCTCAGGGCGATTGAAGCTGCGCCGGAGCAGAGCGCGCAGGCGGGCCTTGAGTTCGGCGACGTCGAACGGCTTGACCAGGTAGTCGTCGGCGCCGGCATCCAGCCCGGCGATGCGATCGCTGGTGGCATCGCGCGCGGTCAGTACCAGCACCGGGATCGGGTTGGCGCAGGCGCGCAGGCGCTTGAGTACTTCCAGACCGTCCATACGCGGCAGACCGAGGTCGAGGATGGCCAGCTCGAAGCTCTCGTGGCTCAGCGCATGCAGCGCGCTGGCGCCGTCCTGCAGCCAGTCGACCGTGTAGCCCTCGGGTTTGAGTGCGGTGCGGATGCCCTCGCCGAGGGCGCGATCGTCTTCCACCAGCAGAATGCGCATGTCGTTCCTGTCGTCTTTGGTGCTCGCGGCGTTGTTGTGCATTCAACGCCGCCGCAACCGGTTATTCCAGCTTTTCCTTGACCTGCGCGAGCAGCGCCTGGGCTTCCTCGCGGCGGCCGGTGTCGGCGAGTTCGCGGCCGGGGCGTGCCGGCGCGGCGAGCGCTTTTTCCAGCGCCGTGCGCGCTTCGCCATAGCGCTTCTGGCGCAGCAGAAAGTCACCGTGGAAATAGTTCGGGTCGATGCCGTTCGGATTCAGCGCCAGTGCCTGCTGGAACAGCGCCTCGGCCTTGTCCTCGTCACCGAAGCCGATCGGCCAGCCGGGCACCTGGTAGTAGAGGCTGGCCAGACTGGTATAGGCCGAGCCGTCGAGTGCCTGCGCGTCGAGCTCGATGGCTTTTTCCAGTTCCGTTTTGGCCTGCTTGACCAGGCCCAGCGCGCCGAGCCCGCCCTTGGCACCAGCCCAGGTGCTGAGCACGATGCCGTGCCAGATGTGTAACTCGGCGGCCTGCGGTTCGCCGACGACCGCGCTTTCGGCCTCCGAGGCAAGACGGGCGAAGGCCGCCTGGCGCTGTGCCGCCGGCAGCTGGTAGTTGATCTCCGCCCAGCGCGTCTGGATCTGGCGCAGCGACGATTCGCCGGCCGGGCTGAGAGCGAAGGAGGGTTGGCTGGCCAGCGCCAGCAGGACGCTGCAAAGAGTAAGCAGACGCTTCATGGGTGTTCTCCGGTTGAGTTGGGCTGGGGTGCGGGCGGCCGCGGCTGGTCGGCACGGGCGAAGCGCTTGATCACCGGCAACTGCTTGCGCAGCGCCTGGTCGACCAGGCGCGGCAAGAGGCCGTTAAGGCGCACGAAGAGCTTTTCCGGCCAGCCGAGGTAGAGCTCCTCTCGCTCGGTGGCGATGGCATGGACGATCTGCCGTGCGACTTCTTGCGGATCGTCCATCTCTACCTTCAGCTCGTTGTTCATCGCCACCACGTCGGCGCTGTTCATCGCCGTGCGGGTGGCGCGCGGCGCGATGTAGAGCACCTTAATCTGGCTGTCGGCCAATTCGCGCCGCAGCGCTTCGGAGAAGCCGCGCAGGGCGAACTTGCTCGCGCAGTAGGCGGTGAAGCCCGGGTAACCGATGGAGCCGAAGGTCGATCCGAGGTTGACCAGCAGCGCCCGCGGTTGCTGGCGCAGCAGCGGTAGCAGCAGATGGGTCAGCTGCAGCGTGGCGGTGACGTTGACGCTGATCAGTCGGGCGATGGCGTCCTCGTCCTGCTGTTCGAGCAGGCTGAACTGGTTGATCCCGGCGGCATTGATCACGCAGTTGAGGCCGCCGAAACGCCGCGCGGCATCGAGCACCGTATGCCGGCTACTGCGCTGGGTGAGGTCGGCGCAGACCAGGCTGACCTGCCCCGGATAGCGGCGCGTCAGCGCTTCCAGAGCAAGACTGTCGCGTCCCACCAGTAACAGCCGTGCGCCGTTCGCGCAGAGCCGCTCGACCAGCACCTGGCCGATGCCGCCGCTGGCACCGGTCAGCAGGATTCGCGCGTCACGCAGTTGCATGGTCGTGCTCCGGTGCGCTCAGGCTGCGGAAGATGTCGCCGTAGAGGCGGTAGACGACGCGCGCGGTGTGCACCACGGCGGCCTTGTCGTCCTCGTCGTTGAGGCGGTTCATCAGCTTCTTGAAGAACTCGATGTGCTCCAGGTCCAGGCTGCCATGGGATGTCAGGTAGCTGAACGCCTTGGCCGGCAGCTGAAGTTTGTCCTGCAGCACGCCGGCGGCCTGGGTCGCCAGCGCGATGCTGGTGCCTTCCAGCACGTTGACCATGCCGAAGAAACTCGCCGGGTTGTGCCGCGCGATGCGGTCGTAGACGTAGGCGACCATCAGCTCAGTGGGCAGTGCCGGCAGGCCATGGCGCACCGCCTCGGCATCGCCGCCACAGGCGCGGATGTCGTTGAGGATCCATTCCTGATGGCCGATTTCTTCCTCGATGTATTCGGCGATCGCCTCGCGCAGCCATTCCAGGCGCTCCGGCAGGCGTGCGCCGCAGGCCATCAACAGCGGCACGGTGTGCTTGACGTGGTGGTAGGCCTGACTCAGGAAGGCGATGTACTGCGCGCGGGTCGAAGTGCCGGCGAGCGCGGCGTGGATGATCGGTGTGCGGAGCAGGTATTCGCGTGCATCGCTGGTCTGGTGTTGCAGTTGGTCGAAAAAGTCCATGCCGCGTACCTCGAAGTCAGGGAAAAGAAGGGCGTGAATGGTCGGTTGGTAGTGACTGAACAGGGCGTTGCGGCGCAGGCGGCCGTTGGCAGTGGCCAGGCCGTTGTCGGGGCAAAAGGCTTCGGCGGCGCGCAGCCAGTGGTGTACACGGGCGTAGTCCGGCAGGCCGGCATTGACCCGCTCGACCGCCGCCTGCAGCTCGGCATCGCTCAGCTCGGGGCGGCGAGGTACGAGCACGGCGACGTTCTGCGCCAGCGCCTCCCCATGCAGCCAGGCCTGGGCGATGGACGCCTGCTGTACCAGCTCGGCCTCCACCCACTCGGGATTGACGTTGCGTCCGTACGCGGTAACGAACTGATGCTTCTTGCGCCCGTGCAGGATCAGGAAGCCATCCTCGAAATGGCCTAGGTCGCCGGTGGCCAGCCACTCGCCGGTCAGTGGCGGTTCGCCGAGGTAACCGAGCATGTGCGGGCCGCGCACCAGTACCTCGCCATCGTCGGCCAAGCGCAGCTCGACGTGTGGCAGCGGCCGGCCGACCGTGCCGATGCGCCGCGCCTCGGGTGTGTTCAGGCAGACCACCGAGGCGCATTCGGACAAGCCGTAGCCCTCGAACAGCGGCAGCCCGAGGCGCTCGGCGCGCTCCAGCAGCTGCGGTGCCACGCGACCGCCACCCACAGCGATAAAGCGCAGCGATGCGGGTAATGGCACGCCTTGCTCAGCGGCGCTGACCAGCGCCAGCAATAGCTGCGGCAGAAGGATCAGGCTGTGCGGCTGGCTGGCCTGCAGCGTGGCCCGCAAACGTTGCAGCTCGAAGCCCGCCGCACCGCTGAAGCCGATCTCGGCCAGCGGCCGCAGTTCGACCCGCGCACCCGCCAGCAGCGGCGCATAGAGCCCGGCGATGTTCTCCAGCAGCGTCGCCAGCGGCAGCACGCACAGGTGCTGTCGCACGTCGCACGGCAGGCTGGCCTGCCGCAGGCTCTCGGCCACCGCCAGCTGCGCTTCGGCATCCATGCAGACGCCCTTGGGCTGGCCAGTGGTGCCGGAGGTATAGGTGATCTTCAGGGTGCCGTCGGGCACCGGCGTGACGGTATCCGGTTGGCGCTGTAACAGGTCGCCGGCGGTCGGACGAAAGCCGCAGCGCTCGCTGAAAGAGCTGACTGCGCCGATCAGGCAGTCGATGCCGGCATGGTTCAGCACATGCTCCTGCTGCGCCGGGGAAAAGAATCCCGGCAGCGGCACGCAGACCAGACCGGCGCGCAGCAGGGCCAGATCCCACAGCGCCCACTCCAGACCATTGTCCAGCGCCAAGGCGACGCGCTGCACGCCGAGCCGTTGCAGCTGGGCGGCGCGCGCCGCGACCTCGTGGCGCAATTCGGCATAGCTCAGCTGACGTGGCCCTTCGCTCAGCGCGATGCCGGCGTGCTGGTCGAGCGTCGCCCAGAAGCGTTCAGCTGCAGGCTGCATGGGGCACCTCCGTGGCATCGAACAGCGGCTGGTAGCCGAGTCGGGCGTAGATGCCGAGTTGCAGCAGGCGCTGGTGGCCGGGCAGGATCTCGCCGGCCATCAGCTGCGGGCGGCTGGCGTAGTAGCTGCCCCAGTCGGCCAGCTCATCGCCCATGCGCGCCGGATCGGCCAGACCCAGTGGCAGCGGATCGAGCGCGAGGCGCTGAAAGCTGTTGAGCAAGGCCGGCGTGCCGGTGAACACCACCCATCGAAAACCCTGGGCGACCAGCAGGTCGGTCAGCGCGACGATCAGCAGGCGCGCCGAGGCGTTGCCGAACGCAGCCAGGTTGCCGACCTCGACGATCTCCTCGCGCGGCACCGTATGCCCATGGCGCTGGCTCACGGCCTGCTCGATGGGTTCGTCAAGATAACGCTCGAGAAACAGCGGCCGACGCTGGGCGCTGCGCAGACCGACCGCCCCCTGCACCTCGCCGTTCTGGTCATGCAGGCCCAGCAGGCAGGGCATGAAGTGCCGAACCCGTGCCTGATAGTGCTCGGCGAACCGTTGGTGGATGAAGCGTTCCAGTGCTGCGCGCCGCTCGCCTGCATCGGCCTGCGCCAGTTGCAGGGTAAGCGCCGGCTCACGGCCGATACACGCCAGTACGTCAGTTTGATCAACCCAGGGCAGTTCCATCGGGGAACCTCGGTTAGAAGCCTGGGGCGATTGTTGGGCGGCAAACTTAAGGCAGCCTTAAGCCGCACGGCGCTAAATGCGGGGCTGGCGAGGCGACGTTTTTTTCACATCGTCTCGGCTATGTTCTGCGCCGCGCGCAGGCGTAATAAGCAGCGTCTGCCGTTCCGAAACTTCTAGCGAGTACCCCAGCGATGCGCATCCTGGTCATCGAAGACAACCGTGACATTCTCGCCAACGTGCTGGATTACCTCGAGCTCAAGGGTTACGTGGTCGACTGCGCGCAGGATGGCCTCAGCGGCCTGCACCTTGCCGCCACGCAGGACTACGACCTGATCGTGCTGGACCTGATGCTGCCGGGCATCGACGGCCTGCAGGTGTGCAAGCGTTTGCGCGACGATGCCGGGCGCGACACGCCGATCATCATGCTCACCGCCCGCGATGCCCTGCCTGACCGCATCAAGGGGCTGCAGACCGGTGCCGACGACTATCTGATCAAGCCCTTCGCGCTGTCCGAGCTAGTTGCCCGCATCGAGGCGATCCTGCGTCGCTGCCAGGGATCGCGTCGCCGTCAGCTGCAGGTGGCCGATCTCTGCTACGACCTGGATACCCTGGAAGCCACCCGTGGCGGCCAGCCGATTCGGCTCAACCCTATCGGCCACAAGCTGCTGGCGATCCTTATGCAGCGCAGCCCGGCGGTGGTGCGGCGCGAAGCGCTGGAGGAAGCCGTCTGGGGTGACCACCTGCCGGACAGTGACGCTCTGCGCAGCCATATCCACCAGCTGCGCCAGGTGCTCGACAAGCCCTTTGCCAAGCCGCTGCTGCATACCGTGCACGGCCTCGGCTTTCGCCTGGCGGAGGACTGCAATGCTCGCTAAGCAGCCGCTGGCGCGGCGGATCGTCATCGCCTTCACGCTGATGACGCTGATGGTGAGTGGTACGTTCGCCCTCGGCATCGTCGGCGTGGTGCACTTCATCGAAGAGCAGCTGGTCACCGAGGAGCTGAGTCGCGACCTGGACATCGTGCTCAACGAGGACCTGCCAAACGGCCGGACTCCGCAGCTGGATACCAGCACCCGTTTCTTCGCCTCGCATCTGCCCGAGCACCCGATGCCAAAGGCATTTGCCGGGCTCGGCGAGGGGTTCACCGAGCTGGTTCGCGGTGATGACGCCTACTACGTCTATGTGCGCAACGTCGGCGCTGACCGCTACGTGCTGGTGCAGGAACAGCACGAGTTCGAGGCCCGCGAGGATGCGCTGTTCAACGTCGTGCTGGCCGGCTTTCTGCTCAGCGTGCTCGGTGCCTGGGCACTGGGGCGGCTGATGGCCAACCGGGTGTTGGCGCCGGTCAGTCGCTTGGCCAATCAGGTGCGCCACCGCGACCAGCTGCACCCGCTGGCGCCGCCGCTGGCCTTGCAATATCCCGACGACGAGGTCGGCCACCTGGCCGCGGCGTTCGACAGCACGCTCGGCCAGCTGCGCCAGACCCTGGAGCGCGAGCGGCTGTTCACCGCCGATGTCAGCCACGAACTGCGCACCCCTCTGATGGTGGTACTCGGCGCCTGCGAGCTGCTCGAACAGCAGGCCGCACTGGCGCCAGCCGCGCAGCGACCGCTGGCGCGCATCCAGCGCGCCGCGCGGGAAATGCACGAGCTGGTAGAAACCTTCCTGATGCTGGCGCGGGCACGTCCGCAACAGACGTCCTTGGCCGGCAACGCCAGCTTGCGGAGCGTCGCGACCGAACAGAGCGAGCGCTGGGCACCACTGCTGGCGGAAAAAGGCCTGGCCTTCGAGCTGCGGGAGCAGGGCGAGAACCCGGGCGTCTACAACCACACCCTGCTCGGCACGGTGATTTCCAACCTGCTTCGCAACGCACTGCATTACACCGACCGGGGCACGGTGCGGCTGGTCCTCGACGAAGGTGGCTTTCGCGTCGAGGACAGCGGCGTGGGCATCCCCTTGGCGGAGCAGGAGCGCATGTTCCAGCCATTCGTGCGCGGCGCCGAGGGGCGCGGCGAAGGGCTGGGGCTGGGACTGTCGCTGGTCAAGCGGATCTGCGCCCATCAGGGCTGGCAGGTAGGCGTGGTGCCGCGGCAACCGCAGGGCAGCTGCTTTCAGGTGCGCTTTCATGACGGCGTGGTTTGACGTTTTTTTCACATCCCGTTGACGGGCCCTTGATGTCTGTCTGGTTAGTTTGGCGTTCCGTTTCCAACCGGAATGCCCGCCATGACCACATCGAGCCCCATCGAACTGGAGTTCTCGCGCAAGTACGACCGCCAGCACGCCTACGAATACCTGCACAAGCATCAGGATGGCCTGGCCCGACGGCTGTCGCACTGGCGTGACGAGCAGATGGCGCGCCGCGCACTGAAGCTCGCCGGCGAGCCCGATCTGGTGCTCGATCTGCCGTGCGGCGCCGGGCGTTTCTGGCCGTTGCTGGCCGAGCATCCGAGCCGGATGATCTTCGCCGCCGACAACTCCGCCGACATGCTGGCGATCGCCGAATCGGCGCATTCGTTGGAAGTGCTCAAGCGGGTGGAGACCTTTCAGACCTCAGCCTTCGCCATCGACATGGGCGACAACGCAGTGGACAGCATCTTCTGCATGCGCCTGCTGCACCACATCGCCGACCCGGCGCATCGGCTGGCGATGCTGCGTGAGTTCCACCGCGTCACCCGCGATACGCTGATCGTCTCGCTGTGGGTCGATGGCAACTACAAGGCCTGGAAGCGCAAGCGCCTGGAGCGTCGCCGGCCGGCGAAGGAAAACCAGAACCGCTTCGTTGTCGCGCGCTCGGTGATCGAGGCGGAATTCGCCGAGGCCGGTTTCGACATCCTCGACCGCAATGACTTCCTCCCGGGCTACGCCATGTGGCGGGTCTACGTGCTGCGCAAGCGGGGTTGAACATGAGCCGACCACTCGTATTGCCTGCCCGTGAAGCGCGTACCAGCACCTTCCAGCGTTGGTGGAGCACGCAGGGCGAATGGGTTGAGGAACCCAACCAGCGCCGCGCCGGCGAAAGCGGTGTGCAACGGATACGCCTGCGCGATCCGCAGCAGCCGCTGCTGTACTGCAAACGGCAGATTGGCCACCTGTATCGGTCGCCGCTGCATCCTTTCGGCCGGCCCACGGTGCTGCGCGAACTGCAGGCGCTGCAAGCATTCGGCCGGCTCGGCGTGCAGGTGCCGGAACTGGTCTACTGCGGGACCCGGCAGCAAGCCGGTCAGTGGCAGGCGCTGCTGGTGACGGCGGAACTGGAGGGTTTCATCAGCCTGGAGGACTGGTATCAACAGGACTTGGGGGAGCGCTTCGGTCCGGCGGTACAGGAGCGCATGCTCGCGGCGGTCGGGATCACCCTGGCGCGCATTCATCAGGCACGCTGGCAGCATGGCTGCTGCTATCCCAAGCACATCTTCATCAGGGCTCAGGGTGAAGATGACGCGACCCGTGTCGAGGTCGCGCTGCTTGATCTGGAAAAGAGCCGTCGCCGGCTACGTCGCAGTGCCGCTGCACGGCATGACCTGCGCCAGCTCAAACGTCATCGCCAGGCCATGCCGGAACAGGACTGGCGACGATTGCTGACTGCCCACGGCACGTTCAGCCAGATGCGCTGCGATGTCATCTAAGCCGGCCCGCGTGATGAGCGATGGCGCGGCAAGCGTTGACGTGCCGGTTGGTGGTGCGGTTATGAAAGGGCGCAGCGGGGGGCTGGCGCGCATCTGGTATGCCGCCGGCTACTCCGCCGCCGGCCTCAAGGCCGCCTATCGGGGCGAGGCGGCGTTCCGCCAGCGGGTGCTGCTGAACCTGCGTTGATTCCAGCCGCCTTGCTGTTCGACGTCAGCGGCCTCGAGCGTGCCGTGCTGATCGCCGTGGCGATTCTCGGCCTGATCGTCGAATTGCTCAATTCGGAGGTAAGCCGCAGAAAAAGTGTAGGAGCAGTAACGGTCCGCTTTTGGCCGAAAGCAGCCCGCCGCTTACGGCAGCTTTCGGCCAAAAGCAGCCGCTCGGATATCTCTGCAAAAGCTGGGCTCTTCACTCGACGAAGAAATTGAGCCGTGTTGAGATCTGTGTCTATACTTTGACTGTTCAAAAATCTGGTTTAGCTCTTGGGGTATGGTGCATTTGTCATGCAGTTCTACTGAAGCTGGAGCATCGATTTTGCCTGGCTAGCATCACACAGAAACCATATTTCTAATGGGCAAACAGTCATTTTTTGGACCGCAGCGATATCGATGGATCTCATGAAAGCCAAAAATAAGGAATAGCTATATGTCTGGGACGTTTGAAATATACAACGACAAAGCGGGTGAATTTCGTTTTCGGCTCAAAGCCAACAATGGCCAAGCAATTCTGGCCAGCGAGGGCTACAAGGATAAGTCTGGATGTCTAAATGGAGTCGAGTCAGTCAAAAAAAATGCGCCTGATGATGCACGCTACGAGCGTAAGGCCAGCGGGGCTGACAAGTTTATGTTCAACCTTAAGGCGGGTAATCACCAAGTAGTCGGGACGAGCCAGTCATATGCCTCCGAAGCCTCACGCGACAAGGGTATCGAGTCGGTGAAAAACCACGCACCCGACGCTAAGGTTGTTGAGGTGGGCAATTAATCGCTTCAGTCTGTTCAAAATCACTTGGGCATTTCGTTGAGATGGGCGGCTGAGTATTCTTAATAGCCGCTTTTCCCTGCTCGGATGTGATCGACCGCTTTTGGCCGGTTAGCGACCACTGCTCTGGCTAGCCATGCTTGCCCTCCCACATGTGGAGGACTTGCCATGAAACATCATTGCTACCTGTAGCCGTCAGCCCTGGAACAAAGGTAAGTTGGTCGGGCAGAAAACCCCACTCCGACTGAGAGATATCTGGGCCATCCGAGTAAGGCTTCAAATTGCAGAAAGATCCCGGGATCTGGCTCTCTTCGATCTGGCCATCGACAGCAAGCTTCGAGCCTGCGACTTAACCAAACTCCGTGTGTGCGACGTTGCTCAGTAAGCGCGTGCGCTTCTACTCCACGGTCGATCTGGTCAATCTGCTGGAGCGCGAAAAACACGACGGCAAAGCCGGGCGGATCGCCCAGGCACTGCTGCGCATGGATCTGGTCATCCTCGACGAACTGGGTTATCTGCCGTTCAGCCAGGCTGGCGGTGCGTTGCTGTTTCACCTGCTGTCCAAGCTGTACGAACACACCAGCGTGGTGATCACCACCAACCTGAGCTTCGCCGAATGGTCGAGCGTGTTCGGCGACGCCAAGATGACCACCGCCCTGCTGGATCGGCTGACCCACCACTGCCACATCGTCGAAACCGGTAACGAGTCCTATCGCCTGCAACACAGTAGCTTGGCGGCCCAGGCCAAGATCAAATCACGGGAGCGAAAGCGTAAGGGCGGCCAAGAACCGGAGGACGATGAGCCGTTCTGATTTCATGGCGACGACGGCCTGCTACATGGCTGCGTGTGGCAGGTCTTAAACAACTGAACTGGGCTAGCGAAGGAGTGGGGGCAACAGCAGCTGCGCTGGTAGACTTATCCACAGTTGCTGGTAACAAAATCAGCAATCCGTCCTGGGTCAAATTTCAATCGGCAGGGTGGGTCAATTTTCCATCAGCGCCAACACCAGTACCTGCAGGAAGACCCGGCGACGGTGCTGAGCATGCTCTGGCACGGCTTCCCGGTGCTGCGGCTGCTGGCCGCCTGGCTCGCGGCGAGCGCCGCGCTGTTCGCGCTGTTCGGCTGGCTGGAGCGCCGCACCCGCGCCGCTCCGGTGAGCCTGGCGAGCGCGCCGGCCCGCCGCGGCGCGAGCTGGCCGGCGCGGTTCGCGGTGTTCGGCGTGTTGCTGGTGGTCAGCGTGGTGGCCGCGCGCGGCACGCTGCGTCAGGGCCCGCCGCTGCGCTGGGGCGATGCCTTCACCACCGCCTCGACCTTCGCCAACCACCTCGGGCAGAACGCCACGCTGTCGCTCTACGATGCGGCGCGCAACCGCTTCTCGAGCCATCGCGACAACAGCTGGAAGGCGACACTGCCGGTTGCGGATGCGCAGGCGATCGCCCGCGAGCTGCTGCTGACCGCCAACGACCGGCTGGTGGACGCCGAGCTGGCGCCGGTGCGCCGTGACTTCCAGCCGCCGGCGGACGGCCAGCTGGCGGTGCGCAACGTGGTGGTGATCCTCATGGAGAGCTTCGCCGGCCGCTATGTCGGCGCGCTCGGCAGTGCCGACGGCATCACGCCGAACTTCGACCGCCTGGCCGGCGAGGGGCTGTTGTTCGAGCGCTTCTTCGCCAACGGCACCCACACCCACCAGGGCATGTTCGCCAGCATGGCCTGCTTTCCCAACCTGCCGGGCTTCGAGTACCTGATGCAGACGCCCGAAGGCGGCCATCGCTTCTCCGGCCTGCCGCAGCTGCTCGGTGCGCGGGCGTTCGACGACGTTTACGTCTACAACGGCGATTTCGCCTGGGACAACCAGGCGGGGTTCTTCGGCAACCAGGGCATGAAGCGCTTCGTCGGCCGCAACGACTACGTGAA encodes:
- a CDS encoding DNA-binding response regulator, which gives rise to MRILLVEDDRALGEGIRTALKPEGYTVDWLQDGASALHALSHESFELAILDLGLPRMDGLEVLKRLRACANPIPVLVLTARDATSDRIAGLDAGADDYLVKPFDVAELKARLRALLRRSFNRPEPVLEYRDILLDPVNQQVSYQGTPINLPRKEFVLLHELIAQPGRVLTRDRLQQVLYGWDEEVESNALEVHIHHLRKKFFPELIRTVRGVGYLVDKC
- a CDS encoding two-component sensor histidine kinase, which produces MLRRSIRNRTLVLVLGILLLSLSLISWRSYRDARHEIEELFDAQLAQSARLVQGLVMREMNPQAHDALQQALNAAVNARRDQGVPGHDYETKLGFQVYTADGSNLLQSAGAPNGALKQLAGADSTSHFSRVSVGYHDVQLDGHAWRLFLLHDREDDLWILLSERDDVRGELVGKIARRSLLPDLIGLPLLALLIWLAVGWGLRPLAHMAQLLKSRDPDNLAPLLLAPLPQELEPVAASLNRLLQQVNQLVDREKRFIADGAHELRTPLAVLRIHAQNALQAEQPEDREAALQQLLTGVDRTTRVVTQLLTLARLEPNAQPLHPQQLDLLPLCRECLAELTPLALARDQELTLEADDVADHSLPGDAAALATLLQNLVGNALQYTPDGGQIQVSLQTMENGVSLRVDDSGPGVPAAQRDKLFERFYRQGDGQGAGLGLAIVARIAELHGATIELADSPLGGLQVAVHLPRQPHH
- a CDS encoding short chain dehydrogenase; this encodes MQLRDARILLTGASGGIGQVLVERLCANGARLLLVGRDSLALEALTRRYPGQVSLVCADLTQRSSRHTVLDAARRFGGLNCVINAAGINQFSLLEQQDEDAIARLISVNVTATLQLTHLLLPLLRQQPRALLVNLGSTFGSIGYPGFTAYCASKFALRGFSEALRRELADSQIKVLYIAPRATRTAMNSADVVAMNNELKVEMDDPQEVARQIVHAIATEREELYLGWPEKLFVRLNGLLPRLVDQALRKQLPVIKRFARADQPRPPAPQPNSTGEHP
- a CDS encoding thermostable hemolysin, coding for MELPWVDQTDVLACIGREPALTLQLAQADAGERRAALERFIHQRFAEHYQARVRHFMPCLLGLHDQNGEVQGAVGLRSAQRRPLFLERYLDEPIEQAVSQRHGHTVPREEIVEVGNLAAFGNASARLLIVALTDLLVAQGFRWVVFTGTPALLNSFQRLALDPLPLGLADPARMGDELADWGSYYASRPQLMAGEILPGHQRLLQLGIYARLGYQPLFDATEVPHAACS
- a CDS encoding tetratricopeptide repeat protein, producing the protein MKRLLTLCSVLLALASQPSFALSPAGESSLRQIQTRWAEINYQLPAAQRQAAFARLASEAESAVVGEPQAAELHIWHGIVLSTWAGAKGGLGALGLVKQAKTELEKAIELDAQALDGSAYTSLASLYYQVPGWPIGFGDEDKAEALFQQALALNPNGIDPNYFHGDFLLRQKRYGEARTALEKALAAPARPGRELADTGRREEAQALLAQVKEKLE
- a CDS encoding DNA-binding response regulator, giving the protein MRILVIEDNRDILANVLDYLELKGYVVDCAQDGLSGLHLAATQDYDLIVLDLMLPGIDGLQVCKRLRDDAGRDTPIIMLTARDALPDRIKGLQTGADDYLIKPFALSELVARIEAILRRCQGSRRRQLQVADLCYDLDTLEATRGGQPIRLNPIGHKLLAILMQRSPAVVRREALEEAVWGDHLPDSDALRSHIHQLRQVLDKPFAKPLLHTVHGLGFRLAEDCNAR
- a CDS encoding AMP-dependent synthetase: MQPAAERFWATLDQHAGIALSEGPRQLSYAELRHEVAARAAQLQRLGVQRVALALDNGLEWALWDLALLRAGLVCVPLPGFFSPAQQEHVLNHAGIDCLIGAVSSFSERCGFRPTAGDLLQRQPDTVTPVPDGTLKITYTSGTTGQPKGVCMDAEAQLAVAESLRQASLPCDVRQHLCVLPLATLLENIAGLYAPLLAGARVELRPLAEIGFSGAAGFELQRLRATLQASQPHSLILLPQLLLALVSAAEQGVPLPASLRFIAVGGGRVAPQLLERAERLGLPLFEGYGLSECASVVCLNTPEARRIGTVGRPLPHVELRLADDGEVLVRGPHMLGYLGEPPLTGEWLATGDLGHFEDGFLILHGRKKHQFVTAYGRNVNPEWVEAELVQQASIAQAWLHGEALAQNVAVLVPRRPELSDAELQAAVERVNAGLPDYARVHHWLRAAEAFCPDNGLATANGRLRRNALFSHYQPTIHALLFPDFEVRGMDFFDQLQHQTSDAREYLLRTPIIHAALAGTSTRAQYIAFLSQAYHHVKHTVPLLMACGARLPERLEWLREAIAEYIEEEIGHQEWILNDIRACGGDAEAVRHGLPALPTELMVAYVYDRIARHNPASFFGMVNVLEGTSIALATQAAGVLQDKLQLPAKAFSYLTSHGSLDLEHIEFFKKLMNRLNDEDDKAAVVHTARVVYRLYGDIFRSLSAPEHDHATA